One Bartonella tribocorum CIP 105476 genomic window carries:
- a CDS encoding BID domain-containing T4SS effector produces MKKRNPSPLIAEMMAKFQQQAEQSPTSPSHSQVSQSVPKPPVQKRPENLSHPPKVAPPPPLRMRDKTPADTKIQKPETQESSSAHIKTPPQRPPRAKDREQNKQTAQESPSLQTKMAPPKPPRIKDKTPADTKIQKPETQESSSAHIKTPPQRPPRAKDREQNKQTAQESPSLQTKMAPPKPPRIKDKTPADTKIQKPETQESSSAHIKTPPPKPPRAKDREQNKQTAQESPSLQTKMPPPTPPRIKDKTPANATIQVQTSTKNQNLETIAPSVRPKTPQHRQVRQQSSSSSQNSESYAVPPSRKPHQIGDRQKSEAAIQKTAIRQPKPSQERKASINTMEKKLLLEAYHEEIRFLCKKTFGDRLILESRIEAIKENPNMGEQLLWDVTKKPQSISKLAGRKVLGIKNGARKQAEETLSPLYAAIEGFVYTAKYVQENTSQNSHTKQQQHQQAQQEGAISQHARNPLHSEKKIQPLSNQEIARRVQQNPSVQYGQREVQYWCQKVYRDPFIFNDRMEDMQKIPEIGEELVWQIENHSQLFTPLAGKKVLGVKNEARKTAEESLSTLCTAIKDYADTIKQVRESIVLHNQEQQKHHQPLSEIDKKLQKQQSLSQSAKPLERSTVKQHKELTEASKQEERPPIRPRKAETSKTMALS; encoded by the coding sequence ATGAAAAAAAGAAACCCCTCCCCTTTAATAGCCGAAATGATGGCAAAATTTCAACAACAGGCTGAACAATCTCCCACCAGTCCCTCCCATTCCCAAGTTTCTCAAAGTGTGCCAAAACCACCTGTACAAAAACGCCCAGAGAATTTGTCACATCCCCCAAAGGTTGCGCCACCGCCCCCCCTACGTATGAGAGATAAAACACCAGCTGATACAAAAATCCAAAAGCCTGAAACCCAAGAAAGCTCCTCCGCGCACATAAAAACGCCTCCACAAAGACCTCCACGTGCAAAAGATAGAGAACAAAACAAACAAACGGCTCAAGAATCCCCCTCTCTACAGACAAAAATGGCTCCGCCCAAACCTCCACGCATAAAAGATAAAACACCAGCCGACACAAAAATCCAAAAGCCTGAAACCCAAGAAAGCTCCTCCGCGCACATAAAAACGCCTCCACAAAGACCTCCACGTGCGAAGGATAGAGAACAAAACAAACAAACGGCTCAAGAATCCCCCTCTCTACAGACAAAAATGGCTCCGCCCAAACCTCCACGCATAAAAGATAAAACACCAGCCGACACAAAAATCCAAAAGCCTGAAACCCAAGAAAGCTCCTCCGCACACATAAAAACGCCTCCACCAAAACCTCCACGTGCAAAAGATAGAGAACAAAACAAACAAACGGCTCAAGAATCCCCCTCTCTACAGACAAAAATGCCTCCGCCCACCCCCCCACGCATAAAAGATAAAACACCAGCCAACGCAACAATCCAAGTGCAAACCAGCACAAAAAACCAAAATCTAGAAACCATTGCTCCAAGTGTTAGACCCAAAACACCACAGCACAGGCAAGTCAGGCAGCAAAGCAGTTCATCATCACAAAACAGTGAGTCATATGCAGTACCTCCTTCAAGAAAACCACACCAAATAGGAGACAGACAAAAAAGTGAGGCTGCCATCCAAAAAACAGCAATTAGACAACCAAAACCGTCTCAGGAGCGTAAAGCATCTATTAATACAATGGAAAAAAAGCTATTGCTCGAAGCATACCATGAAGAAATACGATTTTTATGTAAAAAGACTTTTGGTGACCGACTCATTTTAGAATCAAGAATAGAAGCCATCAAAGAAAACCCCAATATGGGAGAACAACTCTTATGGGATGTTACAAAAAAACCTCAGTCTATTTCTAAGCTTGCTGGTAGAAAAGTTCTTGGCATAAAAAATGGAGCGCGCAAACAAGCTGAAGAAACGCTTTCCCCCCTATATGCTGCCATAGAAGGCTTTGTATATACTGCAAAATATGTACAAGAGAATACTTCACAAAATTCTCACACAAAACAACAACAGCATCAACAAGCGCAACAGGAAGGAGCAATTAGTCAACACGCACGAAATCCTCTCCATTCAGAAAAGAAAATCCAGCCTCTCTCAAATCAAGAAATTGCCCGCAGAGTTCAACAAAACCCATCGGTTCAATATGGTCAAAGAGAAGTCCAATATTGGTGTCAAAAAGTTTATAGAGACCCATTTATTTTTAACGACAGAATGGAAGATATGCAAAAAATTCCAGAGATAGGAGAAGAGCTCGTATGGCAAATTGAAAACCATTCTCAGCTTTTTACTCCACTTGCTGGTAAAAAAGTCCTTGGTGTAAAAAACGAAGCACGCAAAACTGCTGAAGAAAGTCTTTCCACCCTTTGTACCGCCATTAAGGATTATGCAGACACTATAAAACAGGTAAGAGAAAGTATCGTGCTGCACAATCAAGAACAACAAAAACACCATCAGCCTCTTAGCGAAATAGATAAAAAATTACAAAAACAGCAAAGCCTATCGCAGTCCGCAAAACCACTTGAACGCTCAACAGTAAAGCAGCATAAAGAGCTTACTGAAGCATCGAAACAAGAAGAGCGACCGCCTATTCGACCACGCAAAGCCGAAACATCAAAAACAATGGCTTTATCCTGA
- a CDS encoding BID domain-containing T4SS effector, which translates to MKENTEQSASSTEELQEHPPAINAAISKKINEEAQNFFYPNSKVLKNKYRIKDKEILMERCSDDVKKEMIKLRQEPPPEQFNSSYLKYLHQRLFSRAFEWAGQTRQAPFTFADSSVASMPILKRKEFTQPFAIGRKVQEGLEKLDKTLAEKNNLKGLSREEFVEHAAQLMIDLHHLHPFREGNRRTKRLFVEKLGQAAGHELNFSLVSKKRKNFVRAAAMERGDPEPMKHLLEDISHPEKSLILQEFTDSMKKLGMGEKNYYLAVVAKEGETYHGTYRGCGNKGFMMDAQGTLILGNKKDLTPEQRQTLTIGEAFSFTAPKAQSLQKIQLPEDKRAAPKNDEITEKRKDNASIHTKRKVKAHFAPWTASHALQDSVEVMPQSLPEKEQMAQPMAQSFSAEQRQKKFQETILQTNNRTTNDQISVQITKEKHSDHQERAKQHPKKAMVYWDIATKKTETASLPSSEKLSLSPETKEERTPEQRQTLKKGDLLSFTAPRPQYQQEMLIPAEKIPPLTSDEIITRIKNNASLQERRTEIQTLCQIVYGNRHILQEKIERIHENRTEGEQLTYQIATSPQSIAKFSGSNRFGIKNNARTNAEANILPLCRAIECYIDIFKQTERDILHDHHAKQRRCKQAVEMPEAWMQNLLSLPKEQQKETLSNSPELRGEIRDYIRKINERLSSSEHEAIKESNSEKLAKSLGTSAVKAKEILAIVKQTKEIEHNIHSMDFYDRKLNECSAPNQRQSIQHQLIKKNTEKICLNTLDKEASKAQKVTENIQSYKTQYTKAMTL; encoded by the coding sequence ATGAAAGAAAACACAGAACAGAGTGCCTCCTCCACAGAAGAATTGCAAGAACACCCCCCTGCAATTAATGCCGCCATTTCTAAGAAAATCAATGAAGAAGCGCAAAATTTTTTCTACCCCAATAGCAAGGTGCTTAAAAATAAATACCGCATCAAAGATAAAGAAATATTAATGGAACGGTGTTCTGATGATGTCAAAAAAGAAATGATCAAACTGCGTCAAGAACCTCCCCCAGAACAGTTTAATTCCTCCTATCTAAAATATCTTCATCAACGTCTTTTTTCCCGTGCATTTGAATGGGCAGGACAAACCCGCCAAGCACCTTTTACCTTTGCAGATAGCAGTGTTGCTTCCATGCCCATTTTGAAAAGAAAAGAATTTACACAACCTTTTGCAATTGGCAGAAAAGTACAGGAGGGACTAGAAAAGTTAGATAAAACACTTGCTGAAAAAAATAATTTAAAAGGCTTATCCCGCGAAGAATTTGTTGAACATGCTGCTCAACTGATGATAGATCTACACCACTTGCATCCTTTCAGAGAGGGTAATAGGCGCACAAAAAGACTGTTTGTTGAAAAACTTGGGCAAGCCGCAGGACATGAACTAAACTTTTCACTTGTGAGTAAAAAACGCAAAAACTTTGTCCGCGCGGCCGCCATGGAACGTGGCGATCCAGAGCCCATGAAGCATCTGCTTGAGGATATCTCCCATCCAGAAAAATCGCTCATTTTACAAGAATTCACCGACTCTATGAAAAAGCTTGGAATGGGTGAAAAAAATTATTATCTCGCTGTCGTCGCAAAAGAAGGAGAAACCTATCATGGGACCTATAGAGGCTGTGGAAACAAGGGCTTTATGATGGATGCTCAGGGAACTCTTATCTTGGGAAATAAAAAAGATCTCACCCCAGAACAAAGACAAACATTAACAATTGGTGAGGCCTTTTCCTTTACAGCACCAAAGGCTCAAAGCCTGCAAAAAATACAGCTTCCAGAAGACAAAAGAGCCGCTCCCAAAAACGATGAAATCACTGAAAAGCGCAAAGACAACGCATCCATTCACACAAAAAGAAAGGTAAAAGCTCATTTTGCACCATGGACTGCCTCTCATGCTTTACAGGACAGCGTTGAAGTTATGCCCCAAAGTCTACCAGAAAAAGAACAAATGGCACAGCCAATGGCGCAATCTTTTTCTGCGGAGCAAAGGCAAAAAAAATTCCAAGAAACCATTTTACAGACCAACAATAGAACAACAAATGATCAAATATCTGTCCAAATAACAAAGGAAAAACACTCTGATCATCAAGAAAGAGCAAAACAACACCCCAAAAAAGCAATGGTATACTGGGACATTGCTACAAAGAAAACGGAAACCGCCTCTCTCCCCTCATCTGAGAAATTATCCTTATCGCCTGAAACCAAAGAAGAGCGCACACCAGAACAAAGACAAACATTAAAAAAAGGTGATCTCCTCTCCTTTACTGCACCAAGACCTCAATACCAGCAAGAAATGCTGATCCCCGCAGAAAAAATACCTCCTCTTACAAGCGACGAAATTATCACAAGAATAAAAAACAACGCATCACTTCAAGAAAGAAGAACAGAAATCCAAACTCTATGCCAAATCGTTTACGGCAATCGGCATATTTTGCAGGAAAAAATTGAGAGAATCCATGAAAATCGCACGGAGGGAGAACAGCTCACTTATCAAATTGCCACATCTCCTCAATCGATTGCTAAGTTTTCTGGAAGCAATAGATTTGGCATAAAAAATAACGCGCGCACCAATGCTGAAGCAAATATTTTACCCCTCTGTAGAGCCATTGAGTGTTATATCGATATTTTTAAACAAACAGAAAGAGACATTCTCCATGACCATCACGCAAAACAAAGGCGCTGTAAACAAGCGGTAGAAATGCCTGAAGCGTGGATGCAAAATCTCCTGTCCTTGCCAAAAGAACAGCAGAAAGAAACGTTATCAAACTCTCCTGAATTAAGAGGAGAAATAAGGGATTATATCAGAAAAATCAATGAACGTTTATCCTCAAGCGAGCATGAAGCGATAAAGGAAAGCAATTCCGAAAAACTAGCTAAGAGTCTTGGTACATCAGCCGTCAAAGCAAAAGAGATTCTGGCAATCGTCAAGCAAACAAAAGAGATAGAACATAACATACACTCCATGGATTTTTATGACCGCAAATTGAATGAGTGTTCAGCGCCAAACCAACGTCAATCCATCCAGCATCAGTTGATAAAGAAAAACACTGAAAAAATATGTTTGAATACGCTTGATAAAGAAGCAAGTAAAGCGCAGAAAGTAACAGAAAATATTCAATCATACAAAACGCAGTACACAAAAGCCATGACTCTCTAA